The Thunnus maccoyii chromosome 9, fThuMac1.1, whole genome shotgun sequence genome includes a region encoding these proteins:
- the osbp2b gene encoding oxysterol-binding protein 2 isoform X2, producing the protein MYLPFFVMAQEACRDFLDLAETHSRRWQRALQYEREQRTHLEETIEQLAKQHNSLERAWREAPTLVSSTPSAPTTNKEGSERPRKEEASDEDEDTEYFDAMEDSPAFITVTATENTQHRRSQSNLSGASGGHSNDWNQDDHMSPSCNDVSGKELQPRRQRRTHVPDKPNYSLNLWSIMKNCIGKELSKIPMPVNFNEPLSMLQRLTEDLEYHELLDKAARCDSSLEQMCLVAAFSISSYSTTVNRTAKPFNPLLGETYELDRLEEFGYRSLCEQVSHHPPAAAHHVISQRGWTLWQEITIASKFRGKYLSIMPLGAIHLQFHSSGNHYVWRKVTSTVHNIIVGKLWIDQSGDIEIVNHRTKETCQLKFSPYSYFSRDVPRKVTGVVADSGGQAHYILSGTWDDKIESSKIIQSSRGGSGSGSEGKQKTVYQTLSPKLLWKKYPLPDNAENMYYFSTLALTLNELEDGVGMTDSRLRPDQRLMEEGRWDEANSEKQRLEEKQRAVRRRREAEASDALDEGKEYEGYQPLWFHQRRDSFTGETNFVYKGGYWEAKEKQDWSMCPDIF; encoded by the exons ATGTATCTCCCGTTTTTTGTCATGGCTCAGGAG GCGTGTCGAGACTTCCTGGACCTAGCTGAGACTCACAGTAGGAGATGGCAGCGGGCGCTGCAGTATGAGCGAGAGCAGCGTACCCACCTAGAGGAGACCATTGAGCAGCTAGCCAAGCAGCATAACAGCCTGGAGCGAGCGTGGAGAGAAGCACCCACACTTGTATCCAGCACACCCAGTGCCCCTACCACCAACAAGG AAGGGAGTGAGAGGCCACGCAAAGAAGAGGCgagtgatgaagatgaggatacTGAGTACTTTGATGCCATGGAGGATTCCCCTGCTTTTATCACAGTGACTGCCACTGAGAACACACAGCACAG GCGATCTCAGAGTAATTTAAGCGGAGCGAGTGGAGGTCACTCCAATGACTGGAACCAGGACGACCAT ATGTCTCCAAGCTGTAATGATGTGTCAGGGAAGGAGCTGCAGCCCCGCAGACAGCGGCGGACTCATGTTCCAGACAAACCTAACTACTCCCTCAATTTATGGAGTATCATGAAGAACTGCATTGGCAAGGAGCTCTCCAAAATTCCCATGCCT GTAAACTTCAATGAGCCTTTGTCGATGCTTCAGCGTCTCACCGAGGACCTGGAGTATCATGAGCTTCTGGACAAGGCAGCACGCTGCGACTCCTCCCTGGAGCAGATGTGCCTGGTCGCTGccttctccatctcctcctaCTCCACCACGGTCAACAGGACAGCCAAGCCCTTCAACCCCCTCCTGGGCGAAACCTATGAGCTCGATCGTCTGGAGGAGTTCGGCTACCGCTCGCTGTGTGAGCAG GTGAGCCATCACCCCCCTGCAGCTGCTCATCATGTGATTTCCCAACGAGGCTGGACCCTGTGGCAGGAAATCACCATCGCCAGCAAGTTCCGTGGCAAATACCTCTCCATAATGCCTCTGG GTGCCATTCACCTGCAGTTCCACTCCAGCGGGAACCACTATGTGTGGAGAAAGGTCACCTCCACAGTGCACAACATCATTGTGGGCAAGCTGTGGATTGACCAG TCGGGGGACATTGAGATTGTGAATCACAGGACAAAGGAGACCTGCCAACTCAAGTTCTCTCCCTACAGTTATTTCTCCAGGGACGTTCCACGAAAG GTGACAGGTGTGGTGGCTGACAGTGGCGGCCAAGCTCACTACATCCTTTCTGGTACATGGGATGACAAAATTGAGAGTTCCAAGATCATTCAGAGCAGCCGAGGGGGAAGTGGAAGTGGATCAGAAGGCAAGCAGAAGACTGTCTATCAGACCTTGTCGCCAAAACTGCTGTGGAAGAAATACCCTCTCCC GGATAATGCTGAGAACATGTACTACTTCTCTACGCTGGCACTGACCCTGAATGAGCTGGAGGACGGGGTGGGAATGACCGACAGCCGTCTGAGACCAGACCAGAGGCTGATGGAGGAAGGGCGATGGGATGAAGCAAACTCAGAAAAGCAGAGgttagaagaaaaacaaagagctgtgaggaggaggagagaagcagaGGCCTCAGATGCACTGGATGAAG GTAAAGAATACGAAGGCTACCAGCCGTTGTGGTTTCACCAGAGGAGGGACTCATTCACTGGAGAGACAAACTTTGTGTACAAGGGAGGTTACTGGGAGGCAAAGGAGAAACAGGACTGGAGCATGTGTCCTGATATCTTCTAA